agatttgcgccgctgtgcagaggaagaatgagcgagtaaaagacaagaagcggaccgatattgtttcgtaaaacacaccaacaaattcactgattgccgtacgagtgtggtgtataaggtccctttcagctgcggtcgcttctacgtaggacaaacgggccggtgcataaaccagagattgttggaacataagagatcatcgctaacaggaggctcaccttctaatctatctttacattgtcgagattgtaagtgcacgccaaaattcgatgaatgcgcagtgttgtaccgtcatagaaatgaagaaacgcgcctgatgatagaagcatggcatatcgagaatagtggtaacgcatgcgtgagccaaccgtcgattaacttgcataaagatgaaatcaaatgccttaacagttatcttcaacgtagaccgccacgcgtgccggattgataggttcgcctgttgcatgggcatgcgcagataagttttcgtgccttctttcttttcagccgttgtgcgtctcttcagttgttagtcggcgtttgtggtgtcctgacttctttcttgtgtccttgtttgcacgccctgtctttttagaatgaatacttaccaactagctcagctctctgttattctaaacaagtGTGTGCGTGGATTTTGAGTGTGTGGCGTGCCGTGTCATTTGAAACAGTCGCGAAAAGCTTCAGGTGACTGGAATTTCAGACTGCATGAGCGGCGCTGAGGATGAACGTCTCTGggaggacgccgacgccgaggcgAGCTCTTCCAAGAACGAGGATAGCGATAGCGAAATGGAATCGTAATAAAAACATTCCTGGAATGTCATTTGCGACTCTCTtacactctgctactgtcgcggaaacagtacagacctttggtgagctgtcatcggcctgatttgtgtaagggccgcaccaagcaaaaatttcgaaaaaaagtgcggcccttacacgagtatatacggtattgtgTTCTCGAAGACTGTAGTGAatgtacataaataaatgttAGCTTTTGCTTTTCACATCCTTTGATTGGTAGCCGACGCAAAGCACAGTGAAGGGGAACAGCACAGGTACCGACGGCTAACAGGCACACAGAAGACAAACAACGCTGACATTCAACAAATTGGTTATTTCTCTTGTGCACAGCTATTTATACTGAACACTTTCCAAAAAAGTTATCGAAGCTGCGCACAGCTTCTTCTCAAGTCACTATGGCCCTGGTATCTTATCAAGGAAGTTCAGCTCTTTTTCACACAAGGCTATACCGACAGGCAGTTAATGCAATTCTAACCTGTACATAATATGGCGGGTGCCTCAATGATTTCTCTTGTAAGGGTTGACTTAGATGGAGATAAAATCTTGCAGATAATATTTTATCTTGATGTAAGTCAACTCCTCAAGTCATCTTACATGTAAGCCACCGAGGCAGCTACTGTCTCGATGACTAATGGGAGAAATTGCAATGCACAGAAGCGTTGCTGCTGAGCAATGATTGACATCTGTGATCATGCGCGGCCTCGATATCTATTACGTTGCACTTACCTAAGCAGAACACCGTGCATGTTTATTGGAGTATTGAGCAATTGAAGGAAGCGTATGCGCCATGTAACAAGATTTATATTTCGGACTTCCAATCTAAGTCGGCATTTACAAAACAAGAGAGGAAAGTGGAAGAGAGTAAAAAATAGTGAAAACATAAGTCCCCTCCCCCTTGAAGGCACTCGCTTTGTATGGTTGCCCCGCCTAGTAAAGAACTCCTGGCGCCCGCCCTGCTTTTAATAGGCCACTACCTGAACACACTGGGCCGGTCGATCGCTTCTGCCTCGTTGTACGGGACCGTGTTCAAGCACGCACCgcttgtagaaacgaaagcagcttgctgttgcggagttgagcattgCCGGTCGTGGGCACCGAGAAACCTCGCTGTTTTGATGCTATCACGCTAAAACCACGCATGCGGTATAGCAAGCATAGCGCTGTtctaaccatactgcacgcttttatttggTGCCAGCCCGAACACGCCTCTGTAAGCTGCCAGGACCGCAAAAGCATCGCAGAGTACACATCACTTGTAGAAAGCTCGTCACCGCCGTGTTAACCCAACAAGCTATATTCTACAGCAAGCAACTCGGCAGTCACGGGTGTGCCAAGTAGGCaaagcgctgcacgcaactagccagtaGACGATTGCCTCGCTGCGACTGTACTGCGttgaaaaaaaatcagttttcgcTTAGTAGCAGATTGCGGTACACGTGTATCGTGGACAGCCGATTATGTCCGTTCTGTCACTATGTCAGTCGCGACGTTCCCGGACCCCGCAGCAGTTtcaaaatgctccttggcgttgCCACCGAGTGCggtcggacggtcgtgcgagtgccagaatcttttctgcactttggcaaaaaaggaagaaatggcTTTGTGGTGGGCattttaggcaatatttgctgtggcactgtatttatttctttgttggcaGCGATGGCGCGcgtcaggagatgcaaatttgtacttggtggttaatgcatactacgtttagtgcgtagttatgccgcgttcccggcaggtacgtgtTAACGAGGTTTCCCTGTAATAGCATCTTCTACACAAGACACTACAAACAGACATGCAGGTACCAGGACCACCACTCACTCATAGTTCTTGACAAGTGTGTACAGGGCCAGGAGTGCGCCAGCCCAGCCGGCACTCTCAGGTGATTGCAGGTAGATAGAGACCTTGTCCACAACACCCGTCCATCGGCCCGGAAAGTCGTGCTTGAGCACGCAGCCAAGGCAGGATGAAAGCTGAACCCTGATCAGTTCGGGTGCGTGCACCATGGCATCGACAAGCGCATCTCGCACCATGGCTCGATCTTGCTCGTGAATGTGGAAGGGCAGCggctgcggctgtggctgcgtCTGCGGTGGCGGCTCTTTCTCCTGCCAGAACTGAACCACCAGGTTCTTGAGGTAGATGGCGCCTGCCTGGCGCACGGGCATGTCTAGGCTGGCAGTCATCACGACTTGCAGCAGAGACGGCGCAAAGCCAATGATCTTGTGTACCTGCAACCAGCAGACAATCGTTTGTCACATTAACCAAGATATGCAATCACGAATACATAGCCTGCTCCCGCCAATTAGCTCTTATACACAATGATCAAAGGGCCACTTAAGGTGCCGTCTTAGTCGCAAGCACGAAGCATAAATAATTAAAAAGGTACTGACACCAATCTTCAAAGCTTCTCCTGCATACAGAGACAAATCTGTACACAGAcaactctgagcaagtgtgaaatcAGGTAATGTGACATTTTATTTTGACATAAAAGTCCATTTGTGCATGCTGCACCTACTTGTAACAACAATAGCGTGACTACACGCACCACTACGGCGGGTTTACGACGACGTCAGGAACCAAAACGTACAAAATGGCCGCATGtgtgtcaccaacggagccacagaGCAGGGTGGCCATCGAAATGTCACAATTCTTGCAGGAGcctgtgacgagaagctcatatcaTGTCACAGCATCGGGATGCAGTAGGAAtcaaactagcttttaaaaacatggaATTTTTCAGGGCACATTCAAGCTACCAGTACATTTTAGGGGCTCTTGAAGGCTTGGCCTGTCATTAGacgcaaaaaaaacaactaagAATTTTcatgtcagcacccctttaaccCCCTCCATGACATCTTGTTCATTAGGAACCACGAAAAATTTTCCTGAATTTTGCAAATTCTTGGTTCACTGTGAATAGCTTTGTTATGGCAGCATCAGCAGACCATAtgctgttcctttctgttgtctaTTACAATAACGTACTCCCGGCCATCGCATGCATCTCTCCATATGCGCACATACCCCTTCGCGTCGTACGTCAACTGGCTCACGCCTATGGTCCAGcattaactcttttttttttttcccacgcgCAACATCAAATAGGCCACTTCTCCTTAATCACTTCCCCATAAACCTTCTCAAGAGATGTAACTAGTTCTACAGAAGAATGATATAACTGCTTCTAACTTTTGCTTGCTACAGATTAACTAGATATTACAATTGCAGTGACAAAGTTACATCTATACTGCAACTTGTCTGTGCAACTCTGTCCAAATAGCAGAGTACAACTACCCAGATGACCGAAGTGCTACTAAGAAATAGTCCCATACTCGGCAACGTTCTCCAAAGGCAGGGTAGTGACACCACAGAGTGCGCTCATCGACGCAGACTTGCGTGCATCCGCCTTTAACAGGAAATGCCATTGAGTTCTAAAAGGTAATTGGTACATGGCAATTGTACGAAAGTTTTACTGAGTTCTAAAAGTTTTACCCGACTATAGCATGGCACATACTATGTTTTGGTTGGGAGCAGAATCTATGTGGCACACCACAAGTCACAGAACTTGTCACTGCACTGAATTTGCAGTAAATATTGCTATGGAACAGTAGCCTTGATGGCAAACAGGCTTGTATCTGCTTGTAAATACACATGTATATAGCTTCTCATCAGCTTCTTTCTAGATAACATATTCAGTTGGGAACACATTCCATGTAATAATTATGTCACATTTTGATACCAAGGTTACGTTGATTAACAAGCAGATTTCTTTTTTACATGCCAAACTACATATTGATTGTGAATACAAGCAAATGGAGTTGAATGTGTAGCCTTGGTAGCATTCTCAGCTATGTATgtatgaaatggagtacataTAGAACGTGCACAGTGCTACCCCAAAATGTGGTCTACCACAAAAAATTACGGGGTGCTTAGAACATTCTAAGAACGTGAAGGCGAACGCCTGGTTGGACCAACAGTGATGTGGAATGAAGGTCTGAGCACACACAGCGACGCATAGGCATAATGCAACGGACTTTTCGAAATGCGACAGCGGCACAAGAACCCACAGCCTGGTGAGCAGGAGCCACCAAATTTCGCCCTGCCTCGACTAAAAGCGGACATGACTTGCGCGTCTCCCCCATCTAAATTGCGCATGCTTGGCAGGGCCATCCCAGCAGGACATGGTGCCTACTGTGCTGCTGCTCACACGAATGGCTCAAAGATGAAGTGAATGAAGTAGACGCGCAGCTCGCTTGCTCACgtgctttttttaaattttttaatcGTGCAACGATGCAAAGACAATGTGAACGAAGTACTCGCAATGCTAGCGTATTCAGCACAGCTGTTGCGCTCGCTTCTTTCTTTGCACTATTTATTTTGGATCTCACACAAC
This DNA window, taken from Rhipicephalus sanguineus isolate Rsan-2018 unplaced genomic scaffold, BIME_Rsan_1.4 Seq2463, whole genome shotgun sequence, encodes the following:
- the LOC119376847 gene encoding importin-8; amino-acid sequence: MDAGQLIDILRATIDPNQRETAEKQLEQVHKIIGFAPSLLQVVMTASLDMPVRQAGAIYLKNLVVQFWQEKEPPPQTQPQPQPLPFHIHEQDRAMVRDALVDAMVHAPELIRVQLSSCLGCVLKHDFPGRWTGVVDKVSIYLQSPESAGWAGALLALYTLVKNYE